One stretch of Ooceraea biroi isolate clonal line C1 chromosome 4, Obir_v5.4, whole genome shotgun sequence DNA includes these proteins:
- the LOC105285713 gene encoding ciliogenesis and planar polarity effector 2, whose amino-acid sequence MNAINMNWLASAEGESLVHHFYVNSSKKRRFYGILEKPSLPSSIEEVTYKIFMIGRSGVGKTSVVARLAGTPESSNYTETNGIRKTNVFWPVKIWDKVILFKLQFWDTSESSIKRYNHILPACKDKVDALCSVFSFDDTSSFNDIPYLMNTMTTVKEKPANILIGTKFKPWSNSVIDDMQIKDFEDKWKVKVIKIDASKSSTRSEVFDCSYQLNAICNILWNRDKEFISKMMG is encoded by the exons ATGAATGCAATTAATATGAACTGGTTAGCTTCGGCGGAAGGGGAATCTTTGGTCCATCACTTCTACGTGAACTCTTCTAAGAAAAGGCGATTCTATG GCATCCTGGAGAAACCATCGTTGCCTTCCTCCATCGAGGAGGTcacttataaaatttttatgatagGCAGATCTGGTGTAGGGAAGACCTCGGTGGTAGCAAGACTCGCAGGCACTCCAGAGTCCAGTAATTACACAGAGACCAATGGCATAAGGAAAACCAATGTCTTCTGGCCCGTAAAGATCTGGGACAAAGTTATCCTCTTCAAGCTGCAATTTTGGGACACCTCGGAGAGCAGTATAAAAAGATACAATCACATTCTACCG GCATGCAAGGACAAAGTCGATGCCCTGTGCTCTGTATTTTCCTTTGACGACACGTCGAGTTTCAACGACATCCCGTACTTGATGAATACAATGACCACCGTAAAAGAGAAACCAGCGAATATACTGATCGGCACAAA ATTTAAACCTTGGTCGAATTCCGTGATAGACGACATGCAAATCAAAGACTTCGAGGACAAGTGGAAAGTCAAGGTAATCAAGATTGACGCCAGCAAGTCGTCGACAAGATCGGAGGTGTTCGATTGCTCCTACCAGCTGAACGCTATCTGCAACATCTTGTGGAACAGAGACAAGGAATTCATATCCAAGATGATGGGATAA
- the LOC105285716 gene encoding mitotic spindle assembly checkpoint protein MAD2B isoform X2 — protein MSQDKIVGVEILLEFLEVAFNHILFFRKIYPKEIFVKRKIYGVPIYVSEHPELNEYLSSVLIAIKELVKEDQSSVKAISLTFYNRDKLPVEQFVFDMVKLQADLAEKDPYYLKTEEALKTICLKLSKCDTYLKPLPDGSTFSIEIQTYETAHIILSENPKCEDFPWIVEDDASEMINKTLLPLKDVKTDCLNLQVCCR, from the exons atgtctcAAGACAAAATAG TCGGTGTTGAGATTCTTCTGGAGTTTTTGGAAGTGGCCTTTAATCACATACTATTTTTCCGTAAAATTTATCCCAAGGAAATTTTTGTCAAGAGAAAGATATACGGTGTCCCAATATACGTATCGGAACATCCAGAGTTGAACGAGTACTTGTCAAGTGTGTTGATTGCGATCAAGGAGCTGGTAAAGGAAGACCAAAGTAGTGTCAAAGCCATCAGTCTTACCTTCTACAACAGGGATAAACTGCCAGTAGAACAGTTCGTCTTTGACATGGTTAAACTGCAGGCAGATCTCGCGGA GAAAGATCCATATTATCTAAAGACCGAGGAGGCGTTGAAAACAATTTGCTTGAAACTGTCAAAGTGCGACACGTACTTGAAGCCGTTGCCGGATGGCTCAACCTTCTCCATCGAAATTCAGACGTACGAAACTGCACACATTATCCTCAGCGAGAATCCAAAGTGCGAGGACTTTCCGTGGATCGTCGAAGACGACGCAAGCGAGATGATCAACAAGACTCTACTGCCGCTGAAAGACGTCAAAACTGATTGCTTAAACCTACAGGT ATGTTGCAGATAG
- the LOC105285716 gene encoding mitotic spindle assembly checkpoint protein MAD2B isoform X1, producing the protein MSQDKIVGVEILLEFLEVAFNHILFFRKIYPKEIFVKRKIYGVPIYVSEHPELNEYLSSVLIAIKELVKEDQSSVKAISLTFYNRDKLPVEQFVFDMVKLQADLAEKDPYYLKTEEALKTICLKLSKCDTYLKPLPDGSTFSIEIQTYETAHIILSENPKCEDFPWIVEDDASEMINKTLLPLKDVKTDCLNLQVYVIEDTENKT; encoded by the exons atgtctcAAGACAAAATAG TCGGTGTTGAGATTCTTCTGGAGTTTTTGGAAGTGGCCTTTAATCACATACTATTTTTCCGTAAAATTTATCCCAAGGAAATTTTTGTCAAGAGAAAGATATACGGTGTCCCAATATACGTATCGGAACATCCAGAGTTGAACGAGTACTTGTCAAGTGTGTTGATTGCGATCAAGGAGCTGGTAAAGGAAGACCAAAGTAGTGTCAAAGCCATCAGTCTTACCTTCTACAACAGGGATAAACTGCCAGTAGAACAGTTCGTCTTTGACATGGTTAAACTGCAGGCAGATCTCGCGGA GAAAGATCCATATTATCTAAAGACCGAGGAGGCGTTGAAAACAATTTGCTTGAAACTGTCAAAGTGCGACACGTACTTGAAGCCGTTGCCGGATGGCTCAACCTTCTCCATCGAAATTCAGACGTACGAAACTGCACACATTATCCTCAGCGAGAATCCAAAGTGCGAGGACTTTCCGTGGATCGTCGAAGACGACGCAAGCGAGATGATCAACAAGACTCTACTGCCGCTGAAAGACGTCAAAACTGATTGCTTAAACCTACAGGTGTACGTGATTGAGGACACAGAAAACAAAACCTAG
- the LOC105285726 gene encoding atypical kinase COQ8B, mitochondrial isoform X2, producing the protein MIAQTLGMKTDTYVPKRETKLYVHNAAKDPKELPVNGNVTTRRYNTSKPVAQQSSGVERDNNTAWERMSVKEKIQTIGSSPKAIPDIELSNKDKEILRKLELEHERNVKKQAATSVSSSAMEKERVRVPTEPKERPTAKLLVKPKQLSPTARERKVPATRMQRMVSFGTLGVGLGLGTVAEYTRRTLGFKGQSIGDAVDNVFLTRANAERIVSTLCKVRGAALKIGQILSIQDNNVISPELQSVFERVRQSADFMPTWQVEKVLVDELGSDWRNKFASFEEKPFAAASIGQVHHGVLFNRQDVAIKIQYPGVAKGIESDIENLVGIMKVWNMFPEGLFIDNLVEVAKRELTWEVDYVREAECTKKYKELVAPYPDFYVPTVIDEFSTKQVFTTEMIEGIPVDKCVEMDVKIRERISELVMRLSLKELFEFRYMQTDPNWSNFFYNPSTNQLILLDFGACRSYEKAFMDKYIEVINAASDGNRDKVLHLSREMKFLTGYESKIMENAHVDAVMILGQVFDNNHEYYDFGGQDVTRRMHTLVPTIINHRLCPPPEEIYSLHRKLSGIFLLCAKLKVRIKCRDMFREIYANYKFG; encoded by the exons ATGATTGCTCAAACCCTGGGAATGAAAACTGATACTTATGTGCCTAAGAGGGAGACGAAATTGTATGTACATAATGCTGCAAAAGACCCAAAGGAATTACCTGTTAACGGCAATGTCACCACGCGACGGTATAACACTAGCAAGCCTGTGGCGCAACAATCATCGGGAGTCGAACGAGATAATAATACAGCGTGGGAGCGCATGTCTGTGAAGGAGAAGATTCAGACCATTGGCAGTTCGCCCAAAGCGATACCTGATATAGAGCTGTCCAACAAGGATAAAGAAATCTTGAGAAAGCTGGAATTGGAGCATGAAAGGAACGTTAAAAAGCAGGCTGCAACTTCCGTTTCTTCGTCCGCAATGGAAAAGGAACGCGTACGTGTACCAACGGAGCCTAAGGAGAGACCAACAGCTAAATTGTTGGTGAAACCAAAGcaa CTGTCGCCTACCGCCCGagagaggaaagtccccgctACACGGATGCAGAGAATGGTGAGCTTTGGAACTCTGGGTGTGGGTCTGGGTCTCGGTACCGTTGCCGAATACACACGGAGAACGTTGGGGTTTAAGGGACAGAGCATCGGGGATGCGGTCGACAACGTCTTCCTCACCAGGGCTAATGCGGAAAGGATAGTTTCAACATTGTGCAAAGTGAGAG GTGCAGCTTTAAAGATTGGTCAAATATTGAGTATTCAAGACAATAACGTTATAAGCCCCGAATTACAGAGTGTCTTCGAAAGAGTCAGACAGAGTGCTGACTTTATGCCAACTTGGCAAGTAGAG AAAGTATTAGTCGACGAACTCGGAAGTGATTGGAGGAATAAATTCGCATCCTTTGAAGAGAAACCGTTTGCTGCTGCATCCATTG GACAAGTGCATCATGGTGTGTTATTTAATAGGCAAGACGTTGCGATAAAAATTCAGTATCCGGGCGTGGCTAAGGGGATTGAGAGCGACATCGAGAATTTAGTAGGCATAATGAAG GTGTGGAATATGTTTCCAGAGGGGCTGTTCATCGACAACCTGGTGGAAGTTGCGAAACGGGAGCTCACGTGGGAGGTAGACTATGTGAGGGAAGCGGAGTGTACGAAGAAGTACAAGGAATTGGTAGCGCCTTATCCAGATTTTTATGTGCCTACAGTAATAG ACGAGTTCTCGACGAAGCAAGTATTCACGACGGAAATGATAGAAGGCATTCCCGTGGACAAATGCGTGGAGATGGACGTTAAAATCAGGGAGCGCATCAGTGAATTGGTCATGCGCCTCAGTTTGAAGGAACTATTCGAGTTTCGATACATGCAGACTGACCCGAATTGGTCCAACTTTTTCTACAATCCTAGTACAAATCAG TTAATTTTATTGGATTTTGGAGCGTGCCGGTCTTATGAGAAAGCGTTTATGGACAAGTACATCGAAGTTATCAACGCTGCGAGTGACGGAAATCGCGACAAGGTCCTTCACCTGTCTCGAGAGATGAAATTTCTTACCGGATATGAATCTAAG ATTATGGAAAATGCTCATGTGGATGCGGTCATGATCCTTGGACAGGTGTTCGACAATAATCATGAGTATTACGATTTTGGCGGTCAGGATGTGACCAGGCG AATGCACACTTTAGTGCCCACCATAATAAATCACAGACTGTGCCCACCGCCTGAAGAGATATATAGCTTGCACAGGAAGTTATCTGGAATATTTCTGTTGTGTGCAAAACTCAAAGTCAGAATCAAGTGTCGCGACATGTTTCGCGAGATTTATGCTAATTACAAATTCGGTTGA
- the LOC105285726 gene encoding atypical kinase COQ8B, mitochondrial isoform X1, translating into MPRSRVSDLLGILQGAQRVTSAAIKYQEDAIRFAITHSSLKSLPEKCLQTARKKLSDIEPSKVPEQVVKDLRDVAERAGTVEEGVKQYAKIMIAQTLGMKTDTYVPKRETKLYVHNAAKDPKELPVNGNVTTRRYNTSKPVAQQSSGVERDNNTAWERMSVKEKIQTIGSSPKAIPDIELSNKDKEILRKLELEHERNVKKQAATSVSSSAMEKERVRVPTEPKERPTAKLLVKPKQLSPTARERKVPATRMQRMVSFGTLGVGLGLGTVAEYTRRTLGFKGQSIGDAVDNVFLTRANAERIVSTLCKVRGAALKIGQILSIQDNNVISPELQSVFERVRQSADFMPTWQVEKVLVDELGSDWRNKFASFEEKPFAAASIGQVHHGVLFNRQDVAIKIQYPGVAKGIESDIENLVGIMKVWNMFPEGLFIDNLVEVAKRELTWEVDYVREAECTKKYKELVAPYPDFYVPTVIDEFSTKQVFTTEMIEGIPVDKCVEMDVKIRERISELVMRLSLKELFEFRYMQTDPNWSNFFYNPSTNQLILLDFGACRSYEKAFMDKYIEVINAASDGNRDKVLHLSREMKFLTGYESKIMENAHVDAVMILGQVFDNNHEYYDFGGQDVTRRMHTLVPTIINHRLCPPPEEIYSLHRKLSGIFLLCAKLKVRIKCRDMFREIYANYKFG; encoded by the exons ATGCCTCGCTCAAGAGTTTCCGATTTACTTGGTATACTTCAAGGAGCGCAAAGGGTGACAAGTgctgcaataaaatatcaagaggACGCAATCAGATTTGCAATTACGCATTCCAGTTTGAAAAGTTTGCCCGAGAAGTGTCTGCAGACTGCACGCAAGAAATTGAGTGACATAGAACCAAGTAAGGTTCCT GAACAAGTGGTGAAGGATTTAAGAGACGTAGCTGAGCGTGCGGGTACGGTCGAAGAAGGCGTGAAACAATACGCCAAGATAATGATTGCTCAAACCCTGGGAATGAAAACTGATACTTATGTGCCTAAGAGGGAGACGAAATTGTATGTACATAATGCTGCAAAAGACCCAAAGGAATTACCTGTTAACGGCAATGTCACCACGCGACGGTATAACACTAGCAAGCCTGTGGCGCAACAATCATCGGGAGTCGAACGAGATAATAATACAGCGTGGGAGCGCATGTCTGTGAAGGAGAAGATTCAGACCATTGGCAGTTCGCCCAAAGCGATACCTGATATAGAGCTGTCCAACAAGGATAAAGAAATCTTGAGAAAGCTGGAATTGGAGCATGAAAGGAACGTTAAAAAGCAGGCTGCAACTTCCGTTTCTTCGTCCGCAATGGAAAAGGAACGCGTACGTGTACCAACGGAGCCTAAGGAGAGACCAACAGCTAAATTGTTGGTGAAACCAAAGcaa CTGTCGCCTACCGCCCGagagaggaaagtccccgctACACGGATGCAGAGAATGGTGAGCTTTGGAACTCTGGGTGTGGGTCTGGGTCTCGGTACCGTTGCCGAATACACACGGAGAACGTTGGGGTTTAAGGGACAGAGCATCGGGGATGCGGTCGACAACGTCTTCCTCACCAGGGCTAATGCGGAAAGGATAGTTTCAACATTGTGCAAAGTGAGAG GTGCAGCTTTAAAGATTGGTCAAATATTGAGTATTCAAGACAATAACGTTATAAGCCCCGAATTACAGAGTGTCTTCGAAAGAGTCAGACAGAGTGCTGACTTTATGCCAACTTGGCAAGTAGAG AAAGTATTAGTCGACGAACTCGGAAGTGATTGGAGGAATAAATTCGCATCCTTTGAAGAGAAACCGTTTGCTGCTGCATCCATTG GACAAGTGCATCATGGTGTGTTATTTAATAGGCAAGACGTTGCGATAAAAATTCAGTATCCGGGCGTGGCTAAGGGGATTGAGAGCGACATCGAGAATTTAGTAGGCATAATGAAG GTGTGGAATATGTTTCCAGAGGGGCTGTTCATCGACAACCTGGTGGAAGTTGCGAAACGGGAGCTCACGTGGGAGGTAGACTATGTGAGGGAAGCGGAGTGTACGAAGAAGTACAAGGAATTGGTAGCGCCTTATCCAGATTTTTATGTGCCTACAGTAATAG ACGAGTTCTCGACGAAGCAAGTATTCACGACGGAAATGATAGAAGGCATTCCCGTGGACAAATGCGTGGAGATGGACGTTAAAATCAGGGAGCGCATCAGTGAATTGGTCATGCGCCTCAGTTTGAAGGAACTATTCGAGTTTCGATACATGCAGACTGACCCGAATTGGTCCAACTTTTTCTACAATCCTAGTACAAATCAG TTAATTTTATTGGATTTTGGAGCGTGCCGGTCTTATGAGAAAGCGTTTATGGACAAGTACATCGAAGTTATCAACGCTGCGAGTGACGGAAATCGCGACAAGGTCCTTCACCTGTCTCGAGAGATGAAATTTCTTACCGGATATGAATCTAAG ATTATGGAAAATGCTCATGTGGATGCGGTCATGATCCTTGGACAGGTGTTCGACAATAATCATGAGTATTACGATTTTGGCGGTCAGGATGTGACCAGGCG AATGCACACTTTAGTGCCCACCATAATAAATCACAGACTGTGCCCACCGCCTGAAGAGATATATAGCTTGCACAGGAAGTTATCTGGAATATTTCTGTTGTGTGCAAAACTCAAAGTCAGAATCAAGTGTCGCGACATGTTTCGCGAGATTTATGCTAATTACAAATTCGGTTGA
- the LOC105285726 gene encoding atypical kinase COQ8B, mitochondrial isoform X3: protein MPRSRVSDLLGILQGAQRVTSAAIKYQEDAIRFAITHSSLKSLPEKCLQTARKKLSDIEPSKVPEQVVKDLRDVAERAGTVEEGVKQYAKIMIAQTLGMKTDTYVPKRETKLYVHNAAKDPKELPVNGNVTTRRYNTSKPVAQQSSGVERDNNTAWERMSVKEKIQTIGSSPKAIPDIELSNKDKEILRKLELEHERNVKKQAATSVSSSAMEKERVRVPTEPKERPTAKLLVKPKQLSPTARERKVPATRMQRMVSFGTLGVGLGLGTVAEYTRRTLGFKGQSIGDAVDNVFLTRANAERIVSTLCKVRGAALKIGQILSIQDNNVISPELQSVFERVRQSADFMPTWQVEKVLVDELGSDWRNKFASFEEKPFAAASIGQVHHGVLFNRQDVAIKIQYPGVAKGIESDIENLVGIMKVWNMFPEGLFIDNLVEVAKRELTWEVDYVREAECTKKYKELVAPYPDFYVPTVIDEFSTKQVFTTEMIEGIPVDKCVEMDVKIRERISELVMRLSLKELFEFRYMQTDPNWSNFFYNPINFIGFWSVPVL, encoded by the exons ATGCCTCGCTCAAGAGTTTCCGATTTACTTGGTATACTTCAAGGAGCGCAAAGGGTGACAAGTgctgcaataaaatatcaagaggACGCAATCAGATTTGCAATTACGCATTCCAGTTTGAAAAGTTTGCCCGAGAAGTGTCTGCAGACTGCACGCAAGAAATTGAGTGACATAGAACCAAGTAAGGTTCCT GAACAAGTGGTGAAGGATTTAAGAGACGTAGCTGAGCGTGCGGGTACGGTCGAAGAAGGCGTGAAACAATACGCCAAGATAATGATTGCTCAAACCCTGGGAATGAAAACTGATACTTATGTGCCTAAGAGGGAGACGAAATTGTATGTACATAATGCTGCAAAAGACCCAAAGGAATTACCTGTTAACGGCAATGTCACCACGCGACGGTATAACACTAGCAAGCCTGTGGCGCAACAATCATCGGGAGTCGAACGAGATAATAATACAGCGTGGGAGCGCATGTCTGTGAAGGAGAAGATTCAGACCATTGGCAGTTCGCCCAAAGCGATACCTGATATAGAGCTGTCCAACAAGGATAAAGAAATCTTGAGAAAGCTGGAATTGGAGCATGAAAGGAACGTTAAAAAGCAGGCTGCAACTTCCGTTTCTTCGTCCGCAATGGAAAAGGAACGCGTACGTGTACCAACGGAGCCTAAGGAGAGACCAACAGCTAAATTGTTGGTGAAACCAAAGcaa CTGTCGCCTACCGCCCGagagaggaaagtccccgctACACGGATGCAGAGAATGGTGAGCTTTGGAACTCTGGGTGTGGGTCTGGGTCTCGGTACCGTTGCCGAATACACACGGAGAACGTTGGGGTTTAAGGGACAGAGCATCGGGGATGCGGTCGACAACGTCTTCCTCACCAGGGCTAATGCGGAAAGGATAGTTTCAACATTGTGCAAAGTGAGAG GTGCAGCTTTAAAGATTGGTCAAATATTGAGTATTCAAGACAATAACGTTATAAGCCCCGAATTACAGAGTGTCTTCGAAAGAGTCAGACAGAGTGCTGACTTTATGCCAACTTGGCAAGTAGAG AAAGTATTAGTCGACGAACTCGGAAGTGATTGGAGGAATAAATTCGCATCCTTTGAAGAGAAACCGTTTGCTGCTGCATCCATTG GACAAGTGCATCATGGTGTGTTATTTAATAGGCAAGACGTTGCGATAAAAATTCAGTATCCGGGCGTGGCTAAGGGGATTGAGAGCGACATCGAGAATTTAGTAGGCATAATGAAG GTGTGGAATATGTTTCCAGAGGGGCTGTTCATCGACAACCTGGTGGAAGTTGCGAAACGGGAGCTCACGTGGGAGGTAGACTATGTGAGGGAAGCGGAGTGTACGAAGAAGTACAAGGAATTGGTAGCGCCTTATCCAGATTTTTATGTGCCTACAGTAATAG ACGAGTTCTCGACGAAGCAAGTATTCACGACGGAAATGATAGAAGGCATTCCCGTGGACAAATGCGTGGAGATGGACGTTAAAATCAGGGAGCGCATCAGTGAATTGGTCATGCGCCTCAGTTTGAAGGAACTATTCGAGTTTCGATACATGCAGACTGACCCGAATTGGTCCAACTTTTTCTACAATCCTA TTAATTTTATTGGATTTTGGAGCGTGCCGGTCTTATGA